GACTCCGGCGGCACCGGCCTCGGCCTCGCCATCGCGCGCCAGATCGCCGAGCTCAGCGGGGGCACGCTGACGGTGGAGCCGAGCGACCAGGGTGCCCGCTTCGTGCTGCGCCTCCCGTTGTCCGGGGCCTCTCCCCCGCCGCACCGGCACGTTCCCATCCCGACCTGTCCCTGAGCGGATCACGGCCGTGCGACGTGCGCCGCTTCGTGATTGTGCTGTGCTCTTCCCCAGTGGCTCCGTGGACGTGACCATGGGACGGTACGCGGGCCACGGGAAGGGGACGGCAACGGTGACCAGGAAGACGCCTTCGCTCGCCGACTCGGTGCGGACCACCGGGGACGGCGTGGAGATCCTCGACCGCAGGGTCTATCCGTTCGAACGGCGCTGGGTGCGATGCGCGACGCTGGAGGACGTGGCGGTGGCGATCGAGCGGATGGTCACGCAGAGCCACGGCCCGCTGTTCGCCGCCACCGCCGGGATGGCACTGGCCGCTCGCGAGGCACGGGACGCCGCCCCCGGCGATGCCGCGTCACGGCTGCGGGCCGCCGGCCGCCGGCTGATCGCCACCCGGCCGACCAACCACCACATCAGGGACGCGGTGCAGGAGATCCTCCGGGCCACCGTGGACGGCCCGCTGGCGGACGCCTCAGGCGAGGAGCTGGTGCCCGCGGTGGCCGAGGCCGCGGCGGCGCACGACGCGGCGTACCGGGCCCGGTGCGCCGCGCTCGGTGTCCACGCGGCCACGCTGCTGCCGGACGGCGCACGGGTGCTCACCCATTGCTGGGGGGACGCCTACCTCGTCGCGGCCGTCCAGGCCGCCGAGGACCTCGGCAAGAGGCTGGAGTTCGTCTGCACCGAGACCCGGCCGTACCTGCAGGGGGCCAGGCTGACCGCCGCGACCCTGGTGGAGATGGGGTACCGGCCCACGGTGATCACCGACGGCATGGTGCCGGCCGCGTTCGCCGACGGGCTCGCCGACGTGGCGATGGTGGCCTCCGACCGCGTCACCATGGACGGCCATGTGGTGAACAAGGTCGGCACGCTGGCGGTGGCGCTGGCCGCGCGGGCCTTCGACGTGCCGTTCTACGTGCTGGCCCACGGCCCCGACCCGCACTCCCCCGGCATCGCGGACGTCGAGATCGAGCATCGTGACGGCACCGAGGTCCTGCACGCGCTCGGCGCGCGCACCGCCGCCGAGGGCACCGTCGGCTACTATCCCGCGTTCGACGCCACCCCACCTCGTCTGATCACCAGGATCGTCACGGAGAAAGGCGCGTACGACCCGGCCGATCTCGCCGCCGCGCATCCGCCGGTCGGCACCTCGACCGGCGGCCTCACCGGCACGGCAGGCGGGACGGCCGGAGTGCGGTGACGCCTCGAGCGGACCGTCCACCGCGTGTTCACGACCGGAGAACCGCCTTTCGCGGGGCCGGTGTCGTAAGCCGTCGCGCGCGGGGGGAGGATGAGAGTGTCGCGTGGTTGCCGGCCTTGCGTGACATTTGCCACCCCGGGCAGCTACGACGGCCTCCATGACCGATCTTCCGCCTGATTCGCCACCCGCGAGGAGAATCCGTTGACCACCGCACCGAAGACCGACAACCTCGATCTCGCCACGAGCGCTCAGGAGGTGGCCGACTCGTCACCCGCCGGCTCGCTCGGTCACGCCGCCGCCACCTCGGTGGCCATCACGCTCGCCACGACCCGCGACCTCCCCGAGGCCCGCGCCGTGCTGGACGGCGTGACTCCCGAGAACGTCCGCGCCGCGGCGATCGAGCTGTTCGACAAGCTCGCCACGTCGGCGTCCTGACCGGCGCCGGCCGCGAACGCGGCCCTGCCGCCGTGCGTGAAGCGGTCCCCGGCGCCGGGTCAGGTCGCCGGGACGTGCGCGCGCGTGCGAGGAGAAGCCCTGGTCCGGACCACCGGGCGAGCCGATCGGCCCCATGCCCCGGGTAACGTCCTGACCCCCGCCGACGCGGATGACCAGCGGAGGGTGAGGGGTAGGAACCGGGTGTGCGGGCCGGTCGGGGGCGGCCCGGATCGGGGGATTCATGATCACCAAGGAGACGGTCGACCGGGTCATCGGCTTCGACGGCGGCGAGCTGCCTGTGGTCTCCCTGTACGTGGGGGTGTGCCCGGACGACGGCGCCGCGCTGTTCACGCGGATCAACAGCCTGCTGCACCAGATCCGGCCGCTCGCGCAGGACGAGTCGATCGGCCGTCGCGCGCGGATGTCGTTGCGGGGGGACATCGACCGGCTGGAGCACCTGCGGGATCTGGACGCCGGCAGAGGCCGGGCCGGCACCCTCGCGGTGTTCTCGTGCAGCGGTCAGGATCTGTTCGAGCAGGTGATGCTGCCCCGGAGGATCAGGGACCGCGTCGTGGTGGACGGCTCGGCGTGGACCCGGCCGATGCTCGGGGTGCTCGACGAGTACCACCGCTGCTGCGTCGTGGTGACCGACCGGCGCTCGGCGGTGGCTTGGGAGCTGTTCCAGGACGAGATGCGGGAGATCGGCAAGGTCGAGGACACGGCGCTGCGCAAACCCAACTACGCCGGGTGGTACGGCCTCGCCGAGCACGGTGTGCGCAACCGGGCCGACGACCTGGCGCGGCGGCACTACCGCAACACCGTGCACATGATCACCGACTTGTTCCGTGGCGGCGGCCACGAGTTGTTGATCATCGGCGGCCATCCCGAGGAGGTGCCGTGCATGGTGGAGTTCCTGCCCCGGTCGCTGCGGGAGCGACTGGCCGGCACGTTCGCGGTGGATCCGCGCACGGCCACCCCTGCCGACATCCGGCACAGCGCCGAGGACATCGCCGAGCGGTACGAACGCGAGGAGGAGCGTCGCTGGGTGGCGGACGTGCTGGAACGTGCCGCGGAGGGCCGGCCGGCCGCGATCGGGCTGGACGACTGCCTGTGGGCCGGTTCGGTCGCGGCGGTGCAGGCCCTGCTGGTGCAGGAGGGCATGACGGTCCCCGGGGTGGTGTGCGAGGAGTCGGGGTGGCTCGCCGCCGCCGGCGACGTGTGCCCGCTGTGCGGCGGCCCGGCCCGGCCCACGCCTGACGTGCTCGGGGCACTGGCGGAGGCTGTGATCGACGAAGGCGGCGCCGTGGAGCACGTCGTCGCCGACACCGAACTGAAGGACCACCTGGTCGCCGCGGCGCTGCGCTTCCCCCTCCCTCCGCGGCCCGAGCGCAGCGCCGCGTGAGACGTCAGGCCTTCGGCAGGGGCACCGCCACCACCGGATCTCCGGACGGGGTGGCCGACCCCCCGTCGGGTTCGACGGTGACCCCGACCGTGGTGGCGTCGCCGACCGCGCCGAGGACGACCGGCGGGGTGCGGCCGTCGCCGTCGGGCTCGGTGAGGCCGCTCGGCAGCGCGCCTCCGGGGCCGATGCGCCACAGCTGGTAGGTCTTGCCGTCCGGCAGGGGTGACAGGCCGGAGGAGAAGAACACCATCGTGTTCTCGCCTCGGGAGACGACGACGGTGGCGGCGCCGCCGGGGGTGCCGCGGCTGACGGTGCGCGCGTCCGGCGCGGCGAGCACGGCGGCGACGGCCCGGCCGCCGGCCCGTTCCCTGTCGAGCATGTCCTGCACGCGGACGGCGATCACGCCGGCGCCGACGGCGACGGCGAGGCACGCGGCGGCGAGACCGGTGGCGAGACGCGGCCACCACGCCGGCCGCTCGGCCGTCTTGGCGTGCCGCCGCACCGGCGTCACGGCGGGGGGAAGCTGGCGCACCTGGCCGATCTCGGCCATGACCCGGTCGCGGAGCGCGGGTGCGGGCGGCCTCGCCACCGCGGCGCCGAGACGGGCCGTGGTCTCCCGCAGGCCCCGCGCCTCCTCGGCGCACTCGGCGCACCGGGACAGATGCTCCTCGAAGCGGGCCACGTCGGCGGGGTCGTCGATGGCGTACATCGCGTAGGCGCCTGCCAGTGTGTGCGCGTCGTGGCTCATCGGCCCACCCCCAGGCAGTCGCGCATGCGGATCAGTCCGTCGCGCATGCGGGTCTTCACCGTGGCGAGCGGCACGCGCAGCAGTTCCGAGACCTCACGGTAGCTGTACCCTCCGTAGTAGGCGTAGGTGACCGACTCGCGCTGCAGCTCGGTGAGGGAGCCGAGGCACCGGCGCAGCCGCTCCCCCTCCATGCTGGTCTCCACCGCCTCCGCCACATCGTCGTAGGGCCGGTGGACCTCCAGGCGCGCGACGCGCGTCTCCCGGTCGGTCGCGGCCTGCGCGGCGCGCACACGGTCCACGGCGCGGTGGTGCGCGATGGTCATCACCCACGACATGGCCGAGCCACGTGCGGCGTCGAACCGCGCCGCGGAGCGCCACACCTCCACCAGCACCTCCTGCGCGATCTCCTCGGCCTGTGCGGGGTCCCGCAGCACCCGCAGCGCCAGGCCGTACACCGGGCCCGACACCAGGTCGTACACCTGCTCGAACGCCGGACGGTCACCGCGGGCGACCTGTTCCAGCAGTTGTTCAAGGCCGGGGCGCTCATGGCGGCCCCCGTCCAGAGGGAGGGCCCGGTCGGACCTCATCCAGTCACCCCAACCGTGGGAGAAGCGGACATCGAAGCGGACTCAGAAGCGGACTCTGAAGCGGACATTCAAGCGGACGTCGAGGCGGCACCGGAACGGACACGTGAACGGACACAGGTGTTTCGGAGCTCGCGGGGTCGTGGATGGCATCGATGGTGAAGTGTCCGGCGGCACCGTGGCACGGGTGGTGCGGTACATGCCGGATGTGACGGGTGTGCGGTCCCGAATGGAAGAGGAGCTCCGGCCAAGGCATCATGACTCAAGCACCGACGACGAAGGAGCGGCACGTGACCGAGCGTCCCCTGGTCCTGCTTGACGTCGACGGGGTTCTGAACCCCGCGCGGCGGGCGACGCTGCGGCACCGGCGCCACGACATCGTCCTGGACGGCAGGACCTTCCGGGTGCTGCTCAGCGCGCGCCAGGGACGCGGGCTGCTCGCCCTGGCCGAGGCGACGGGGGCCGAGCTGGTGTGGGCGACGACGTGGGAGGACCACGCCAACACCGAGATCGGGCCGCGTCTCGGCCTGCCGCCGCTGCCGGTGATCGCGGTGAACGGCGACCCGGGGTCGCGCGCGGGTGAGCACTTCAAGACGCGTCACGTCGCCGAGTACGTCGCGGGCCGGCCGTTCGTGTGGTTCGACGACAGCCTCGGCATCGCCGACTGGGAGTACCTGAAGGACCACCCCGGCGTCGGGGATTTCCTGCTGGTCGAGGTGGACCCCGAGGACGGCCTGACCGACGGCGACATGACCCATGCCGGCGACTGGCTGGCCGCCCGTGCCGCCGGCGTGGACGACGCGGGTACCTGCTCCCCCGAACCGGCCCCCTGACCCTCGCACGGTCCGCCGGTTCCCGCGGACACGCGGGTCAGGCAGGTCACCGCCGGGTTCACCGGGACCCGCACGCCGCCGGGCTCCCGTGAGCACGCTCAGGTGGAGGCGATGCGGTCGCGCAGCCAGTGGTAGCTGGTCTTGGGGGTACGGGTCTGGGTGCGGTAGTCCACGTGGACCAGGCCGAACCTCGCGGCGTAACCCCGGGCCCATTCGAAGTTGTCCAGCAGGGACCAGCAGAAGTACCCCCGCACGTCCACCCCTTGCGCGACGGCCTCGGCGACGGCCGCGACGTGACCGCGCAGGTAGGCGACGCGGCCCTGGTCGTCGAGGTCGTCGCCGTGCTCGCCGTAGCCGTTCTCGGTGACGTACACCGGCGGCAGGCCGGGGTGGCGCGTCGCGAGGCCGGTGAGGGTCTGCCGCAGGCCCTCGGGCTCGACGGGCCACCCGAGCCCGCTGGTGGCCGTGCCTTCGGGGGTGACGGCGCGCACCCCGATGTCGAACGCGGTGCGCCGCGCCGGGTCGGGCTCGGCGTGCGGGGCGTCGGCCACGTGGATGCGGTAGTAGTAGTTCAGCCCGAAGAAGTCGAGCGGCGCGCCGATGATCTCCAGGTCGCCGTCCCGGCGGAACGAGAAGTCGGTGATCGCGCCGAATGTCTCCTCCATGTCGCTCGGATAGGCCCCGCCGAACACCGGCTCGGTGAACTGCCGGTTGACCAGCAGGTCCTGACGTCCTGCGGCCTCGGCGTCGCGCGGGCTCGGGCTCGCCGGCACGGCCGGGGACATGTTCAGGGTGATCCCCACGCGCTCGCCGCCTTGGGTGCGCAGCCGCGGTACCGCGAGGCCGTGCGCGAGCAGCAGGTGGTGCGCGGCGGCGAGCGCGCCGTGGCCCTCCGTGGCCCCGGGTGCGTGCCGGCCCTCGGCGTACCCGGTGATCGAGGAGCAGTACGGCTCGTTCAGCGTGATCCAGTACGGCTCCCAGCCGGCGAGCGCGTCGTGCACGATGCCGGCGTAGTCGGCGAAACGCTCGGCGGTGTCGCGTTCGCGCCACCCGCCGCGGTCCTCCAGCGCCTGCGGCAGGTCCCAGTGGTACAGGGTGACGAACGGCGTTATCCCCCGGTCGCGCAGCAGGTCCAGCAGCCGCTTGTAGAAGTCCAGCCCCCGCCGCTCCGGCCGGCCGTGGCCTTCGGGCTGCACGCGTGGCCAGGCGACGGAGAACCGGTAGGCCCCCGCGCCGAGGCCGGTCATGAGCCGGACGTCCTCGGCGAAGCGGTGGTAGTGGTCGCAGGCGTCGTCCCCGGTGTCGCCGCCGGCCACGGCTCCCGGCACCCGGCAGAAGGTGTCCCAGATCGAGGGTCCCCTGCCGTCCTCACGTGCGGCGCCTTCGATCTGGTAGGCGGAGGTGGCGGTACCCCAGACGAAACCGGGAGGGAACACGGGGAAGTCGTGGGTCACGGTCGTCCTCTGGTCGTCGGCGGCGTCGTCTACGATTATCCGCTC
The window above is part of the Sphaerisporangium rubeum genome. Proteins encoded here:
- a CDS encoding anti-sigma factor → MSHDAHTLAGAYAMYAIDDPADVARFEEHLSRCAECAEEARGLRETTARLGAAVARPPAPALRDRVMAEIGQVRQLPPAVTPVRRHAKTAERPAWWPRLATGLAAACLAVAVGAGVIAVRVQDMLDRERAGGRAVAAVLAAPDARTVSRGTPGGAATVVVSRGENTMVFFSSGLSPLPDGKTYQLWRIGPGGALPSGLTEPDGDGRTPPVVLGAVGDATTVGVTVEPDGGSATPSGDPVVAVPLPKA
- the sigK gene encoding ECF RNA polymerase sigma factor SigK, encoding MRSDRALPLDGGRHERPGLEQLLEQVARGDRPAFEQVYDLVSGPVYGLALRVLRDPAQAEEIAQEVLVEVWRSAARFDAARGSAMSWVMTIAHHRAVDRVRAAQAATDRETRVARLEVHRPYDDVAEAVETSMEGERLRRCLGSLTELQRESVTYAYYGGYSYREVSELLRVPLATVKTRMRDGLIRMRDCLGVGR
- a CDS encoding HAD domain-containing protein, which gives rise to MTERPLVLLDVDGVLNPARRATLRHRRHDIVLDGRTFRVLLSARQGRGLLALAEATGAELVWATTWEDHANTEIGPRLGLPPLPVIAVNGDPGSRAGEHFKTRHVAEYVAGRPFVWFDDSLGIADWEYLKDHPGVGDFLLVEVDPEDGLTDGDMTHAGDWLAARAAGVDDAGTCSPEPAP
- a CDS encoding GH1 family beta-glucosidase; this translates as MTHDFPVFPPGFVWGTATSAYQIEGAAREDGRGPSIWDTFCRVPGAVAGGDTGDDACDHYHRFAEDVRLMTGLGAGAYRFSVAWPRVQPEGHGRPERRGLDFYKRLLDLLRDRGITPFVTLYHWDLPQALEDRGGWRERDTAERFADYAGIVHDALAGWEPYWITLNEPYCSSITGYAEGRHAPGATEGHGALAAAHHLLLAHGLAVPRLRTQGGERVGITLNMSPAVPASPSPRDAEAAGRQDLLVNRQFTEPVFGGAYPSDMEETFGAITDFSFRRDGDLEIIGAPLDFFGLNYYYRIHVADAPHAEPDPARRTAFDIGVRAVTPEGTATSGLGWPVEPEGLRQTLTGLATRHPGLPPVYVTENGYGEHGDDLDDQGRVAYLRGHVAAVAEAVAQGVDVRGYFCWSLLDNFEWARGYAARFGLVHVDYRTQTRTPKTSYHWLRDRIAST